A part of Bombus affinis isolate iyBomAffi1 chromosome 12, iyBomAffi1.2, whole genome shotgun sequence genomic DNA contains:
- the LOC126922831 gene encoding probable cytochrome P450 6a14, translating into MSGFEILCGLAALLLALYYYSTSTFDFWKSRGVQGPKPVFLFGNTIDLMLARISMVAYQQNLYKVYKNEPMVGLYMRRSPVLVLKDPELIKDVMIRDFSKFADRGFAVHERTEPLSMHLFNLEPKRWRPLRSKLTPMFTSGKLKDMFGLILECADHFEKYLDKLTAEEEPIDFREVTAKFTTDVIGSCAFGIEMSSLSDEDSEFRKIGRQIFALNFENVIRLKLRLYMSKLYDLLGYIIPDRRLAPFFTKLVTDTMKYRKEHNVYRPDFIHMLMELKEHPEKLGDIKLTDSLLTAQAFVFFAAGFETSSSAMSNALYELALNQEIQDKLRQEIKEHLAKHNGELQYEHVKDMEYLEKVFKETLRKYPPGSLLPRRSTSAYTFRNTKVTIPEGLMIWIPIYSLHHDADIYPNPHVFNPENFNEDAIEARHPMTYLPFGDGPRNCIGARFAIYQTKVGLITILRNYKVDVCDKTMIPYEFSKTSFLLTPKGGIYLKLTKLKT; encoded by the exons ATGAGTGGCTTTGAAATTTTGTGCGGGTTAGCCGCGTTACTTCTGGCTCTCTATTATTATTCCACGTCAACCTTCGATTTTTGGAAGAGTCGTGGAGTTCAAGGACCAAAGCCTGTATTCTTATTTGGAAACACCATAGACCTGATGCTTGCAAGAATATCAATGGTGGCTTACCAACAGAATCTTTATAAAGTATACAAAAACGAGCCGATGGTTGGGTTGTACATGAGAAGATCACCGGTTCTTGTTCTAAAAGATCCGGAACTGATAAAAGATGTCATGATTAGAGATTTCTCGAAATTCGCCGATCGAGGATTTGCTGTTCATGAAAGG ACAGAACCATTGTCAATGCATCTCTTCAATTTGGAACCAAAAAGATGGCGTCCGTTAAGATCGAAACTCACTCCAATGTTCACATCCGGCAAACTGAAAGACATGTTTGGTCTCATCCTCGAATGTGCAGATcatttcgaaaaatatttggATAAACTGACCGCGGAGGAAGAGCCCATAGATTTTCGCGAGGTAACAGCGAAATTCACGACCGACGTGATTGGTTCCTGCGCCTTTGGAATCGAGATGAGCTCGTTATCGGACGAAGATAGTGAGTTTCGTAAAATCGGCAGACAAATCTTCGCTCTGAACTTCGAGAACGTAATACGGTTAAAACTCAGACTGTACATGTCGAAACTGTACGATTTGTTGGGTTACATTATTCCCGACAGAAGACTTGCTCCGTTCTTTACCAAGCTCGTGACAGACACTATGAAATACAGGAAAGAGCATAACGTATACAGGCCTGACTTTATACATATGCTTATGGAATTGAAAGAACATCCAGAGAAATTGGGCGACATTA AATTAACGGATAGCTTATTAACTGCGCAAGCTTTCGTTTTCTTTGCTGCCGGCTTTGAAACTTCGTCGTCGGCAATGAGCAACGCTCTTTACGAACTCGCGCTAAATCAAGAAATTCAAGACAAATTACGTCAAGAGATCAAGGAACATCTCGCGAAACATAACGGAGAGTTGCAATACGAACATGTTAAAGACATGGAATACTTGGAGAAAGTGTTTAAAG AAACATTAAGGAAGTATCCACCAGGATCTCTATTGCCAAGAAGATCCACTTCCGCCTATACTTTCAGGAACACAAAAGTCACTATACCGGAAGGTTTAATGATATGGATTCCCATATACTCGTTGCATCATGATGCTGACATTTATCCAAATCCCCACGTGTTCAATCCAGAGAATTTCAACGAAGACGCAATTGAGGCGCGTCATCCGATGACCTATTTACCATTTGGCGATGGACCAAGAAATTGCATTG GTGCGCGTTTCGCTATTTATCAAACCAAAGTGGGTCTAATCACGATTCTTCGTAATTATAAAGTGGACGTTTGTGATAAAACTATGATTCCATACGAGTTTTCTAAGACGTCGTTTCTGTTGACGCCGAAGGGAGGCATATATTTGAAGTTAACGAAACTAAAAACATAA
- the LOC126922828 gene encoding cytochrome P450 6a2-like, whose protein sequence is MATYFEIICGIIALLLAFYYYLTSTFDFWKVRGVPGPKPVPMFGNIKDVMLLRTSMCTYLKKLWEEYKDEPMIGIFTRKTPILILQDPELIKDVLIRDFSVFADRGIPVHEKAEPLSPHLFNLESQRWRPLRTRLSPVFTSGKLKEMFPLILECSKHLEQYLDSLVAKGEPIECRELTAKYTTDVIGSCAFGIEMNALSDEDSEFRRMGKQVFATSFGQILRFRFRQIFPYLYNLLGSIMAPLEITTFFTKIIVDTMKYRDDNNIVRPDFVNMLMELKRHPDKLENIKLTDTLLTAQAFVFFIAGFETSSSAISNVLYELALNPEIQDKLRQEIREHFEENNGELKYDQIKDLTYLDLVFRETLRKYPAGPLILRKSVSSYTFNNTKVSIPEKTFVWIPLYAIHHNPDIYPNPDAFIPERFNDDAVASRDSMHYLPFGDGPRNCIGARFAVYQSKVGLITILRNHKVEVCEKTMIPYVIDPAAFLLAPKGGIYLKLIKVES, encoded by the exons ATGGCAACCTACTTTGAAATTATTTGCGGAATTATCGCACTACTTCTCGCGTTTTATTACTACCTTACCTCGACTTTCGATTTTTGGAAAGTCCGAGGAGTACCTGGACCAAAGCCTGTACCAATGTTCGGTAACATCAAAGATGTAATGTTGCTAAGGACATCGATGTGCACGTATTTGAAGAAACTCTGGGAGGAGTACAAAGATGAGCCAATGATCGGAATATTTACAAGAAAAACGCCTATACTAATTCTTCAAGATCCGGAGCTCATAAAAGATGTCCTAATAAGAGATTTCTCTGTATTTGCTGATCGAGGGATTCCTGTTCACGAAAAG GCGGAACCACTATCTCCACATCTCTTCAATTTGGAGTCACAGAGATGGCGTCCATTAAGAACCAGACTGTCGCCAGTATTTACATCTGGCAAGCTTAAAGAGATGTTTCCTCTGATATTAGAATGTTCGAAACACTTGGAACAGTACCTCGATAGCCTGGTAGCGAAAGGCGAGCCCATAGAATGTCGCGAATTAACAGCCAAATATACGACGGATGTAATAGGTAGCTGTGCCTTTGGTATAGAAATGAACGCGTTATCCGACGAAGATAGTGAATTTCGTCGAATGGGCAAACAAGTGTTTGCCACTTCCTTTGGGCAAATTTTGAGATTTCGATTTAGACAAATATTTCCTTACCTTTACAATTTACTCGGTTCCATAATGGCACCACTAGAAATTACTACGTTCTTCACGAAGATAATCGTTGATACGATGAAGTACAGGGATGACAACAACATCGTGAGGCCTGATTTTGTGAATATGCTTATGGAACTTAAGAGACATCCAGATAAATTGGAAAATATTA AGCTTACGGACACTCTATTAACGGCTCAAGCGTTCGTTTTCTTCATTGCTGGATTTGAGACTTCTTCGTCAGCTATAAGCAATGTCCTTTATGAATTAGCTTTAAACCCCGAGATACAAGACAAATTACGGCAAGAAATTAGAGAACACTTTGAGGAAAACAACGGTGAATTGAAATATGACCAAATAAAAGATTTGACATACCTGGATCTAGTATTTCGAG AAACGTTAAGAAAGTATCCTGCTGGACCACTTATACTAAGAAAGTCAGTGAGCAGTTATACTTTTAACAACACTAAAGTTTCCATACCGGAAAAGACATTCGTATGGATACCATTGTATGCGATTCATCATAACCCTGATATTTATCCAAATCCTGATGCTTTTATTCCTGAAAGATTTAACGATGACGCCGTAGCATCACGAGATTCCATGCACTATTTGCCTTTTGGTGACGGGCCAAGAAATTGTATTG GCGCTCGATTTGCAGTTTATCAATCCAAAGTTGGTTTGATAACAATACTTCGCAATCATAAAGTTGAAGTTTGCGAGAAAACTATGATTCCGTATGTAATTGATCCAGCTGCTTTCTTATTAGCGCCAAAAGGAGGAATATATCTAAAGTTAATTAAAGTAGAAAGTTAG
- the LOC126922788 gene encoding uncharacterized protein LOC126922788: MDYFQLLLGIAVILLAIYYYYTSVYDTWKNRGVPGPKPSMFFGNFVDILLKRRAVATIVKDLYNEYKSEPVFGIYEGTSPILVINDLDLIKDVLIRDFSLFVDRGFKVLEKIEPLSQHLFLLEAKRWRPLRTKLSPIFTSGKLKEMFPLIVECAGNLEKYLDKVVEKSVPIVECRDLAAKFTTDVIGSCAFGISTNALEDENSEFRRMGKQIFAPNLKQTIRESCRRLAPFLFKIVGYFLRTTEVNNFFINLVRDTMEYRKTNNIIRPDFIYLLMQLKEHPEKMENVELTDSLIAAQAFVFFIAGFETSSSTIAHALYELAQNQEIQDKLRQEIRDAYNKDGGTLTYEGIKGMKYLDKVFKETLRKYPILTVLNRQAMENYTFKGTKITIPKETIVWIPIYGIQHDPNIYSDPEKFDPERFNEDAVAARHPMSYLSFGDGPRNCIGARFAHYQSKVGLATILHNHKVDVCEKTKIPYEPDKEAFLLSLSGGVNLKITKAILAAYRLVLNLYQSASVFLNFFFRSLSLLQDICHNQFKILFDMDYFQLLCGISVLLLAIYYHYSSYYNFWKSRNIPGPKPIIFIGNFLDVLLKRESMADWIKRLYDQYKNEPAFGVYIGTSPFLMPNNLDMIKDILIKDFSLFADRGFKLFDEKIEPINQNLIMLEAERWRPLRAKLSPVFTSGKLKEMFPLIVECAGKLEKYLEEIVQKDEPVECRELTAKFGIDSIGSCVFGLNMNALENKNSEFLRMSKKIFAPNAKQIIRDFCREFTPSLYKIIGSYLQPKEVNDFFLNLFIDTVKYRMDNNIIRPDFVHLLMELKKHPDKVNNIELTNSLLASQTFAFFVGGFETSSSTMSHALYELAQNLEIQDKLREEIRDVYDQNNGVLTYADIKRMKYLDKVLKETLRKYPPLPMLNRQAMENYTFKDTNISIPKGTDICISIYAIQNDSNVYPDPEKFDPERFNEDAVAARHPMSYLSFGDGPRNCIGARFAQYQSKVGLATILRNHRVDVCEKTKIPFENDNHAFISTLKGGVYLKISKA, from the exons ATGGACTACTTTCAACTTCTCCTCGGCATTGCTGTAATACTTCTCGCGATCTATTATTACTATACCTCGGTTTATGACACCTGGAAGAATCGTGGCGTACCCGGGCCAAAACCGTCAATGTTTTTTGGCAATTTTGTGGATATTCTCCTTAAAAGACGGGCCGTAGCCACAATTGTGAAAGATTTGTACAACGAGTACAAAAGTGAACCGGTCTTTGGTATATACGAAGGAACATCACCGATTCTTGTTATTAACGACCTAGACTTGATCAAGGATGTTCTCATCAGAGACTTCTCTTTATTCGTGGACAGAGGATTCAAAGTACTTGAAAAG ATAGAGCCATTGTCGCAGCATCTCTTCCTTTTGGAAGCCAAGAGGTGGCGACCACTGAGAACGAAGTTATCACCAATATTCACCTCTGGTAAGCTGAAAGAGATGTTCCCACTTATAGTAGAGTGCGcgggaaatttagaaaaatatctAGATAAGGTAGTAGAAAAGAGTGTGCCAATAGTAGAGTGTCGTGATTTGGCTGCAAAATTCACGACCGACGTGATCGGGAGCTGTGCATTCGGGATCAGCACGAATGCTCTTGAAGATGAGAACAGCGAATTCCGAAGAATGGGCAAACAAATTTTCGCTCCCAATTTAAAACAGACTATTCGAGAATCTTGCAGACGACTTGCACCATTTCTGTTTAAAATAGTTGGTTACTTTTTACGGACGACGGAGGTAAACAACTTTTTCATAAATCTAGTTCGTGACACGATGGAATATAGGAAGacgaataatataataagaccAGATTTTATTTATCTGCTGATGCAACTGAAAGAACATCCGGAAAAGATGGAAAATGTTG AACTAACCGACTCCTTAATTGCCGCGCAAGCGTTTGTCTTTTTCATTGCTGGATTTGAAACGTCTTCGTCGACGATAGCGCATGCTCTCTATGAATTAGCACAAAATCAGGAAATACAAGATAAATTACGGCAAGAAATTAGAGATGCGTACAACAAAGATGGTGGAACTCTGACGTACGAAGGTATCAAAGGAATGAAATATTTGGACAAAGTGTTTAAAG AGACACTAAGGAAGTATCCAATACTGACGGTATTAAACAGACAAGCAATGGAGAATTATACGTTTAAAGGCACAAAAATCACCATACCAAAAGAAACAATAGTATGGATACCAATATATGGTATCCAACACGATCCGAATATTTATTCGGATCCTGAGAAATTTGATCCGGAAAGATTTAACGAGGATGCTGTTGCTGCCAGGCATCCTATGAGCTATCTATCTTTTGGAGATGGCCCGCGAAACTGCATtg GTGCTCGATTCGCCCATTATCAAAGCAAGGTCGGTCTTGCAACGATTCTGCACAATCACAAAGTCGATGTTTGCGAGAAAACCAAGATTCCATACGAACCAGACAAAGAGGCCTTTTTGTTATCGCTCAGCGGCGGGGTAAATTTAAAGATAACCAAAGCA ATATTAGCTGCTTATAGATTGGTATTAAATCTTTATCAGTCGGCATCGGTGTTCCTGAACTTCTTTTTTCGTAGTTTATCTCTGCTGCAAGATATCTGCCATAATCAATTTA AAATCTTGTTCGACATGGACTATTTTCAACTACTGTGTGGCATTTCCGTACTACTTCTTGCGATCTATTACCATTACTCTTCGTACTACAACTTCTGGAAAAGTCGCAATATACCTGGACCAAAACCGATAATCTTCATTGGTAACTTTCTGGACGTCCTCCTTAAAAGGGAATCGATGGCCGATTGGATAAAGAGGTTGTACGACCAATATAAGAATGAACCAGCTTTTGGAGTATACATAGGAACATCACCATTTCTGATGCCCAACAATCTAGATATGATTAAAGATATTCTCATCAAGGACTTCTCTTTATTCGCTGATCGAGGATTTAAATTATTCGATGAAAAA ATAGAACCAATAAATCAAAATCTCATCATGTTAGAAGCTGAAAGATGGAGGCCGTTGAGAGCTAAACTTTCGCCGGTATTCACATCCGGCAAGCTCAAAGAAATGTTCCCACTTATAGTAGAATGCGcgggaaaattggagaaatACTTGGAAGAAATAGTACAGAAGGATGAACCAGTGGAGTGCCGTGAGTTGACTGCAAAATTCGGGATCGATTCGATCGGTAGCTGTGTTTTTGGACTAAACATGAATGCCCTCGAGAATAAGAACTCTGAATTTCTTCGAATGAGCAAGAAAATTTTTGCACCTAACGCGAAACAGATAATTCGCGATTTTTGTAGAGAATTTACACCATCCTTGTATAAAATAATTGGTTCTTACCTCCAACCAAAGGAAGTCAATGatttttttctaaatttatttatcgataCGGTGAAGTACAGGATGGATAATAACATAATCAGACCAGATTTTGTGCACTTGCTGATGGAACTGAAGAAACATCCGGATAAAGTTAACAATATTG AACTCACAAATTCATTGCTTGCTTCGCAAACTTTCGCTTTTTTCGTCGGTGGATTCGAAACATCTTCTTCGACGATGTCGCATGCTCTTTACGAGTTAGCACAAAATCTCGAAATACAAGATAAACTAAGAGAAGAAATTAGAGACGTCTACGACCAAAATAATGGAGTTTTGACATACGCAGATATCAAGAGAATGAAATATTTGGACAAAGTACTTAAAG AAACACTAAGAAAGTACCCGCCATTACCTATGCTAAACAGGCAAGCGATGGAAAATTATACGTTTAAAGACACGAACATTTCCATACCAAAAGGAacagatatatgtatatcaatatATGCCATTCAGAATGATTCAAATGTATATCCGGATCCTGAGAAATTCGACCCTGAAAGATTTAACGAAGATGCTGTTGCCGCTAGGCATCCTATGAGTTATCTGTCTTTTGGCGATGGACCAAGAAACTGCATTG GTGCCCGTTTCGCGCAATATCAAAGCAAGGTTGGACTTGCAACGATTCTCCGTAACCACAGAGTCGATGTCTGCGAGAAAACCAAGATTCCTTTTGAAAATGACAATCATGCCTTTATATCGACGCTGAAAGGAGGAGTGTATTTGAAAATATCTAAGGCataa
- the LOC126922789 gene encoding uncharacterized protein LOC126922789, with the protein MAYYLIIICAAVAVLLAYYYILVFNFWKKRNISGPKPVFFFGNVIDIMFSGIALPQYIKKLYETYTGRMIGLYMRTTPVLVLKDPELIKDVLIRDFSKFTDRGFNVHERVEPLSQHLFNLEAKRWRPLRSKLTVYTSGKLKNMFDLIIECANYFEKYLDKMVAQGEPVDFREITAKFTTDVIGSCAFGINMGALSDEESEFRKIGKQIFEPSLEAIIRMKFKLMMPKLYDLLGYIVPDRRLAPFLTKVVADTMKYRKENNVYKPDFIHTLMQLKEDPEKLHDLELTDSLITAQAYVFFAAGFETGSTTMSNALYELALNPKIQEKLRDEINEHYKKHNGELNYEHIKDMGYLDKVFKETLRMYPPGTLIPRKSNSEYIFRDSQISIPKGVMMWIPVYAIHRDPEIYPNPDVFNPENFTRDAIDARHPMHYLPFGSGPRNCIGARFAVYQTKVGIITILRKYKVDVCEKTMIPYQFDPSAFLLAPKGGICLKITKILSILQKSSSKMTNYFEILCGMAALLLALYYYATLTFNFWKNRGVIGPQPLPFLGNTNELMFARKSIPHYLMEIYDTYKNEPMVGLYMRRSPLLIVQDPEFIKDILIRDFPKFADRGFHVYERTEPLSQSIFNLESERWRPLRTMFSPIFTSGKLREMFYLIIECSQHLEKYLDKRVEKGEPIECCEVTAKFTTDVIGTCVFGIEMSAMADEDSEFRKMGREVFAVNVENVIRQKMKLFMPKLYHLLGYIIPDRKLAPFFIKIVTDTIKYRKENNIVRPDFINMLMEVQKHPEKFENIELTDSLLTAQAFIFFAAGFETSSMTMSNALYELALHQDIQDKLREEIKEHCCENDEELKFQDIKGMQYLEKVFKETLRMYPPGAFIPRRTKSTYTFNNTKVTIPQGTLIWIPVFAIHRDPDIYPNPDLFDPERFNEDAVAARHPMHYLPFGDGPRNCIGARFANYETKVGLITILRNYKVEVCDKTVIPYEFDPGAFVSAPKGGIYLKITKIRSEC; encoded by the exons ATGGCATATTATTTGATAATAATATGCGCTGCCGTTGCAGTACTTCTggcttattattatatattagtatTTAATTTCTGGAAGAAGCGCAATATCTCAGGACCAAAACCAGTATTCTTCTTTGGAAACGTTATAGACATCATGTTTTCCGGAATAGCTTTGCCACAATATATTAAAAAACTTTACGAAACCTATACGGGTAGAATGATTGGGTTATACATGAGAACGACGCCCGTACTAGTTTTAAAAGACCCGGAGTTGATCAAGGATGTTCTCATCAGAGACTTCTCGAAATTCACTGACCGAGGATTTAATGTCCATGAAAGA GTCGAACCATTATCGCAGCACCTGTTCAATTTGGAAGCAAAAAGATGGCGTCCATTGAGATCGAAGCTCACTGTGTACACATCTGgcaaattgaaaaatatgttcgaTCTGATCATTGAATGCGCGAACTATTTCGAAAAATATCTGGATAAAATGGTTGCGCAGGGAGAACCTGTCGATTTTCGTGAGATAACAGCAAAATTTACAACGGACGTGATAGGATCATGTGCCTTTGGGATCAACATGGGTGCACTGTCAGATGAAGAGAGCGAATTTCGTAAAATCGGCAAACAAATTTTCGAACCATCTTTGGAGGCGATAATACGAATGAAATTCAAACTGATGATGCCGAAACTGTACGACTTGTTGGGTTACATTGTGCCTGACAGAAGGCTTGCTCCGTTTCTAACCAAGGTCGTCGCAGATACTATGAAATACAGAAAAGAGAACAACGTGTATAAACCTGACTTTATACATACGCTTATGCAACTTAAGGAAGACCCAGAAAAGTTACACGATCTTG AATTAACAGACTCTTTGATAACCGCACAAGCTTACGTTTTCTTTGCTGCTGGTTTTGAAACTGGCTCGACGACAATGAGCAATGCACTTTACGAACTCGCCCTGAATCCGAAAATTCAAGAGAAGTTACGCGACGAAATCAACGAACACTATAAGAAACACAACGGAGAGTTAAATTACGAGCATATCAAAGATATGGGATACTTGGACAAAGTATTTAAGG AAACATTAAGGATGTATCCACCAGGAACTCTGATACCAAGAAAATCAAATTCAGAATATATCTTCCGAGATTCGCAAATCAGTATACCGAAGGGTGTGATGATGTGGATTCCCGTATACGCGATTCATCGTGATCCCGAAATTTATCCGAATCCTGATGTTTTTAATCCGGAAAATTTCACTCGAGATGCCATTGATGCTCGACATCCGATGCATTATTTACCATTCGGCAGTGGACCAAGAAATTGTATCG GTGCACGTTTTGCTGTTTATCAAACCAAAGTGGGTATAATCACGATTCTTCGCAAGTATAAAGTGGACGTTTGCGAGAAAACCATGATCCCTTATCAATTTGACCCAAGTGCATTTCTCCTAGCTCCAAAAGGAGGGATTTGTTTGaagataacaaaaata TTATCTATTCTACAAAA ATCATCGAGCAAAATGACGAACTATTTCGAAATTCTATGCGGCATGGCCGCATTGCTTCTTGCTCTCTACTACTATGCCACATTGACTTTTAATTTCTGGAAAAATCGCGGAGTAATTGGGCCACAACCTCTACCATTCCTTGGTAACACCAATGAACTTATGTTCGCGAGAAAATCAATACCTCACTATCTCATGGAAATTTACGATACCTATAAAAACGAACCAATGGTTGGTTTGTACATGAGAAGATCGCCTCTGCTTATTGTGCAAGATCCAGAATTCATCAAGGACATTTTAATCAGAGATTTCCCCAAATTTGCGGACCGAGGATTCCATGTTTATGAAAGG ACGGAACCGCTATCTCAAAGTATCTTCAACTTGGAATCAGAAAGATGGCGACCATTGAGAACTATGTTCTCGCCGATATTCACATCCGGCAAGTTGCGAGAAATGTTTTACCTTATAATCGAGTGCTCGCAGCACCTGGAGAAATATTTGGACAAGCGTGTGGAGAAAGGAGAGCCCATCGAATGCTGCGAGGTAACGGCAAAATTCACAACTGACGTAATCGGTACATGCGTCTTTGGTATCGAGATGAGCGCAATGGCAGACGAAGACAGCGAATTCCGTAAAATGGGCAGGGAAGTATTCGCTGTGAATGTGGAAAACGTCATTCGACAGAAGATGAAATTGTTCATGCCAAAGTTGTACCATTTGCTCGGTTATATAATACCCGATCGAAAGTTAGCACCATTCTTTATAAAAATTGTGACTGACACTATAAAGTACAGGAAGGAGAACAACATCGTTAGGCCAGACTTCATCAACATGCTGATGGAGGTGCAGAAACATCCGGAGAAGTTTGAAAACATCG AACTGACAGATTCGCTACTCACAGCGCAAGCGTTCATATTCTTCGCAGCGGGTTTTGAAACTTCCTCTATGACTATGAGCAACGCTCTTTACGAATTAGCTTTGCATCAAGACATACAAGACAAGCTTCGCGAGGAAATCAAAGAGCATTGTTGCGAGAATGATGAAGAGTTGAAATTCCAAGATATCAAAGGAATGCAATATTTAGAGAAAGTATTCAAAG AAACGTTGAGAATGTATCCGCCAGGAGCATTCATACCGCGGAGAACGAAATCGACCTACACCTTCAACAATACGAAAGTTACGATACCACAGGGAACACTGATATGGATACCAGTGTTTGCGATTCATCGTGACCCAGATATTTATCCGAATCCTGATTTATTTGATCCCGAAAGGTTCAACGAAGACGCCGTGGCTGCCCGACACCCCATGCATTATTTACCATTTGGCGATGGTCCAAGGAATTGCATCG GTGCACGTTTCGCAAATTATGAAACCAAGGTTGGACTAATTACGATTCTTCGCAACTACAAGGTAGAAGTCTGCGATAAGACGGTAATTCCCTACGAATTTGATCCAGGCGCGTTTGTGTCAGCGCCAAAAGGAGGAATATACTTGAAAATAACGAAAATACGAAGCGAGTGTTGA
- the LOC126922829 gene encoding probable cytochrome P450 6a13 — protein MADYFQILSVIVAVFLAVYYYLTSTFDFWKDRGVVGPRPIPGFGNIKDVMLRKISIGDYIARLYEKYKNEPMIGIFVRGSPSLILCDLDLIKDVLIKDFSTFNNRGLNVSERTDPLATNLFNVEARRWRPLRTKLSPVFTSGKLREMFPLILECAENLEQCLEKIVEKGGFVDCREITARFSTDVIGSCVFGINMNALSDEESEFRRIGRKIFDQNLKMILRITFRDTFPRLYNFLWFLIPQSEVSIFITKLVADTMKYREENNIVRPDFINMLMELKKHPEKLADIELTDTILAAQAFVFFAAGFETSSTTISHALYEMALNPDIQDKLRREIIEFHVKSNGNLKYEQVKEMKYLDKIFKETLRKYSAGTLLRRQCNANYTFSGTKVTIPKGTEVFIPVYAIQRDSNIYPDPEKFDPERFNEDAVAARHPMCYLPFGDGPRNCIGARFAIYQTKMGLIKILHKFKVDVCEKTITTYVHNPNSLTLSPKGGIHLKISKVES, from the exons ATGGCTGACTATTTTCAAATACTAAGTGTGATCGTCGCAGTTTTTCTTGCTGTGTATTATTACTTAACATCTACGTTTGATTTTTGGAAAGATCGTGGCGTTGTCGGGCCTCGACCTATACCAGGTTTCGGAAATATCAAAGATGTTATGCTGAGAAAGATCAGTATAGGTGACTATATAGCACGCCTGTACGAGAAATACAAAAACGAACCAATGATTGGAATATTCGTGAGAGGATCGCCTTCGCTTATTCTGTGCGATTTAGATCTCATCAAGGACGTTTTAATCAAAGACTTCTCTACGTTCAACAATCGGGGACTGAATGTTTCTGAACGG ACTGATCCATTGGCTACAAATCTCTTTAACGTAGAAGCGAGAAGATGGAGGCCTTTGCGAACGAAACTCTCACCAGTATTTACTTCCGGTAAACTAAGGGAAATGTTTCCCCTGATATTAGAGTGTGCCGAAAATTTGGAACAATGCTTGGAGAAGATTGTGGAAAAAGGAGGCTTCGTGGATTGCCGCGAAATAACAGCGAGATTCTCTACTGACGTTATTGGAAGCTGTGTTTTTGGTATCAACATGAATGCGCTGTCAGACGAAGAGAGTGAATTTCGAAGAATAGGAAGAAAGATCTTtgaccaaaatttgaaaatgatcCTCAGGATAACCTTTCGAGATACTTTTCCACGGTTGTATAACTTTCTTTGGTTCTTGATACCACAATCGGAAGTAagtatatttattacaaaactGGTCGCGGATACGATGAAATATAGAGAAGAAAATAACATCGTTAGGCCGGATTTTATAAACATGCTGATGGAACTGAAGAAGCACCCGGAAAAATTGGCGGATATTG aGTTAACGGACACAATTCTCGCTGCGCAAGCTTTTGTCTTCTTCGCGGCTGGATTCGAAACGTCTTCGACGACCATATCGCACGCACTTTACGAAATGGCCCTCAACCCTGATATACAAGATAAACTTCGGAGAGAAATAATAGAATTCCATGTAAAAAGTAATGGAAACCTGAAATACGAACAAGTCAAAGAAATGAAATACTTGGACAAAATATTCAAGG AAACGCTTAGAAAGTATTCGGCAGGAACGCTTCTAAGGCGACAATGCAACGCGAATTACACCTTTAGTGGTACAAAGGTAACGATTCCTAAGGGTACCGAAGTATTTATTCCCGTGTATGCGATTCAAAGGGATTCCAATATCTATCCGGATCCTGAGAAATTCGATCCGGAAAGATTTAACGAAGACGCGGTAGCTGCCAGACATCCGATGTGCTATCTACCGTTTGGCGATGGACCAAGAAATTGCATTG GAGCACGTTTTGCGATTTATCAAACTAAAATGGGtctgataaaaatattacacaAGTTCAAAGTTGATGTTTGTGAAAAGACAATAACTACTTATGTACATAACCCGAATTCCCTTACATTGTCTCCTAAGGGTGGAATTCACTTGAAAATAAGCAAAGTAGAAAGTTGA